ggggaatacaagtaaacatacggaaACTCGTGTTAAACTACAGACTATTGTTATTTTTTCTTATAGTTTATATAAGTATTACATGAAAACATTTGCATACAGTACATCTTATGACTCAACAGTTATCAGTTCAAATGAAACACATattgtaaactataatatgtatagtttggaAACATTCATACTATTTTACCCTTTCAAGGCAAAGAAAcgattatataaaaatatgattatttttatatattataaacatTACGAAAGCGTAACAATTACATATACGAACATTTTCATTaataaaacatgtatttcatttgaaatttgcgagtcatcgtcttcatcgtacCTACCAAGGTATAGACAGAAGTCatattttataaccagagtctctatccggagagcgtgatacttgtgtgtagatctatacgggactaatgaTCCCACAACCTGGTTGTTAGCTACAGAACGACCGACATGTTATGTgtgacaaatatcataacttttccacgcctgaagaacatcgagGCAGACAATTCATTAATAACACATTTATGAAAACTCACATGATAAACGACAATATGTTATTTTACATGTAATCGACAATAcacttattttatataaaaacacATCTCTTCGAACGGTATTGTTTACGAATAAAACTACATGTTATTAAATTAAGTATTGCATATATAATTTTACTTTACGGTCTTGAAACGTATAAGACTACAGTtcagttttatggaaaatataggatttttcggGATAATTACGATTACTTTACAAATAAATAGTTTACAAATCAACTTTatggaaaatatatgattttccgGGATAAACACACTCATTTTTATAACAAACGTATTGCAActcattttatagaaaatattggattttctagaaacaaacgtGATTTCATCTCATTGAATGACATATATTTATTcatacaaatgcttatgaactcacccacTTAAATGTGGACACTTTTTCTCAAATAACTTGTATATTCTTAGGAAACAAGTAAAACAAGTTATCAATAGCTATTGAAGAACTGACGCTATAACATTAAGGAAGTCTTTTGACATCATAATATAATTGACATTTTGGAAACATCTAACACATAAAATGATGTAACTTTCTCAATTacgtatatgatggttgtgttttactttctttactattcaatttttatgatactgcacatgacgtcctccgccccgaacgtttccgtcgttcaggtttggggaTGTGACAGATTGGGATGGAGCCCCATAATTTGCGGAGGAATTCTCTATGCCATGTACAGAGATGGAGTACGTAAGGCGTACCCATCATGGATGGAATTTTGATTCTTgacctttgaccattgactttgactaagtttgacttgATGTTATTTTGGGAAATTTAAATAGTAGTTTGAGATTAGGTCCATATTATTTGTATAGGTGATCTATAGATGAAGTATCTGGGCCCTTGTTATTTGTATAGGTGATCTGTAGATGCAGTATTTGGAGCAGTGATATGTTATTTGAGATTGGGTAAGCTCATGTCTGACACATAAACTTGTTTCGGCTTCAGGGCGCTGCCCCGAGCCCTGCCGGGGGCATTGCCCCTTAGAACCCTAATTAGCTAGGGGCTTTGCCCCTTGGACCACGCTAGGTGCGCTGCCTCCGAAACCCAAGTTTCCCAAGTTCACATTTATCACTCTAACTGTGCTACATGCACTTCCTATCTTGGTGAGTAAACATTGCTCAATCTAtctaattattaataataattacaccaaaatatgttgataaacactaaaatcaccaacatatatatatatatatatatatatgtgtgtgtgtgtgtgtgtgtgtgtgtatgtatacataatataaacatacatacattcatGTGCACAATCAAAACCTATTACTCATTTGAAGTTTAATCATTTTTGTGTATGTTTATGTATACAATGATGCACATGCATGTATGTTTGTTTACATTATGTATAACTTGGTGAAAACAAAGTAATCAATATATAGTAATGTTATGAAAAAACTGAAGCAAAAAAACGACATTTGAtcattcaaaaatgaaaattacaaAAACTTTTGTAGGTAATATGTAGTTaaatacctacagattacctacaaAAATTCAAATCTGTAGGCAATCCGTATGTCCTTACCTATAGATTACTTATGGTcgattttgtatttttcattttttggggctcaaatattttttttttgctacAGTGATTACTTCGTGTTCATACATACATCAATGTgcaccattatatatatatatatatatatatatatatatatatatatatatatatatatatatatatatatatacacacacacaaaaatgaTTAAACATGAAATGAGTAATGAGTTTCGATTGTGAACACAGATGTATGTATGTTTATATTATGTATAACTTGGTAAAAACTAAGTCATCAATGTATAGTAATGTTGTAAAAAAATAAAGCGAAAATATGATTTTGGCCTTCGAAAAATGGAAAATATAAAAATGTTTCGTAGAGaatctgtaggtaaatacctaTGGATTGGCAACAGATTTGGATTTTCGTAGATAATCTTTAGGTATCTAACTAAAGATTACCTACGGGATACTGAATCCGTAGGTAATTACCTACAACTTACCTACATAagtttttgtatttttcatttcgAATGGTAAAATGTTAGTTTTTTTTGCTTTATTTTTTTCATAACATTATTATACATTAATTACTTTGTTTTCACCAAGATTTACTTAatataaacatacatacattcatGTGCGCCATTGTATACACAGACATAAACAAAAATGATTAAACTTGAAATGAATAATGAGTTTCGATTGTGTACATGGATGTACGTATGTTTATATTATGTATAACATGGTGAAAACAAAGTAACAAATGTATAGTAATGTTGTAAAAGAATAAAGCGAAAAAAACCACATTTgatttttggaaaaagaaaaatacaaaaattttCGTAAAGAATCTGTAGGTAAAATACTTACAGATTGCCTATGGATTTGAATTTATGTAGATAATTTGTAGGTATTTAACTACAGAGTAGCTACGGTAATATGTAAGTAATTAGCTACAACATACCTACGAaagtttttgtattttttttcattttcaaagagacaaatgtcatatttttcgCTTATTTTTTCATCACATTATTATATATTGATTACTTTCTTTTCACCAAGTTTTACATAATATAAACCTACATACATCCATGTGCACCATTGTAGACATACATATACGCAAAAATGATAAAACTTTAAATGAGTAATGAGTTTTGATTGTGCACATATGATAAACATACATATATCTATATACACCATCAAAACCTATTACTCATTTCAAGTTTAATCATTTTTTTACATACATATGATATACACATTCACATACATAAACATATGTTTACATTTACAcgtgtatgtatttgtatgcacATTTATGCTTTTGTATTTCTCATATATCGAAGGTCAAATGTGCTCTATCGGTTtcattttttcaaaacatttatacattaaaaaaatactacagaaatacacacacacacacatatatatatatatatatatatatatatatatatatatatatatatatatatatatatatatatatatatatatatatatataataaaattactactattaattataataatgaattaatgaataataataaaaaagaaatgaaaatactttacTACGAATTACctacaaaaattaaaaacttcacACCTTTTTTCACCGTTCCGTAGGTAATATGTAGTTAATTACGTATAAAATTCCTACAACATATTTAAGTAGATTAAAAAATTGGGATCTTTTAATATTCCGTCGTTGTGTCGTAGATAAATTCTCATGGAATACCTATAGAGTATTAATTCAGAATAAAATATTATTATCCGGAGGTAATGAGTAGGTGATTACCAATGGATTATCTACCGAAATAATTTTTATCACTAATCTTTAGGTAGTTTATAGGTAATTTAGGACAAATATTTTATTCGTTATTCCGTAGATATTCCGTAGGTAATTACCAACGGATTTTCTCCATAGGTGATTTTTATAGTTAAATAAAAAATTTCTAGTGTAGGAGTATCAAATAttttttggttaacttgttttttGCTGGAGACAAGATATTATTATCGAATAAACAAATTTTGTCATTGTTACATATCAATCCAAGTTGTAGTGTGCTACAATTgtattttatatgtatataaaaactaTGCGTCCCATCGGAAGTTTCAATTATTAATCTCTATGACTCTATACATATTCTTTAAGACAAAAAGAAAAAGTCTCatatataataacttaataagAATACTTTCAACCATGAACTGCTTAATCAATGATGATTTCTTGACCTCAACTgaattatataaaacaaaaaacTACCGGTGCAATTCATTCACGCAATCCACTTGTATTTTTCTAATCTGAGAAAAGTTTGACATAACATCAGTGGCCAAAATTTTATTCCTGGAAAAATACAACTACGTATTTATCATTGCCTCAacatatataataatattaatatagaATAAAATATTGTTACTTAAAAAacataaactatttaatatataaaaaggaGAAAGCCAATATATTCCTTTTCTTCCGTCTCCACTCTCCACTAGATACAAGCCTTGATTTTAATATTAAAAAGTGCCAACTCAACCACCACCAATCAAACCTAAAAGTACAACCCAATAAAGCACCATCAAACCTAACCCTAGTAGTACATTGTACCGCATGCATTAATGACTAGTACCGTAACATCTCAGCAGCCATGATTGGCTGTTGGTTGAGGTACATCAAGTTCCATGGATTGTTCATGAAATCATCGTGATTTTCAAACTCAAACAGCCCAGTTGTACTTGCACCATTCGTGCAATTAGTGTTTGTGTAGTTGTTGTTCATGAGATTAATGATTTCGTTAAGGTAATCCAGCCGCTGGCTGAGCTCACCCATCTGAGCTCTCAACACAGAGTTGTCGGCTTCCACATGAACAAACTGTTGTGTGGTGACGTTAATGGTGGTGAGGATCTGGGCGTTATCTTTCTTGATCTGGTTGATTTGATCGGTGAGATCATCAACATGTTTCTGTTTCCTTATTCTCGATCTTCGTGCAGATTCACGGTTTGATTGCATTCTCTTCCTCTTCCTTTGGTGAAGTAAATCCTCATCGGATCCTGAGTTTTGGATCTGAGACGAGTTCCCACTTGAAGAAGCCATaccaaaaataaccaaaaaataaaaacttGAGTAATATGAATAcggtttatttgttttgcaagatagatatagatatagatatgtaTATATGAAGCTGTATTAATGTAGGCGGAGGGTTGAAGGGTTGTTCATGAAAAAACGTAGAACCAGTAGAGGAAGACGACGGACAAAGATTGAACGAGATGGGTCCGGCGACGGAGGGAGGAGTTGATAGTAAAGCCGGACCTGAGAATTTCACTAAGAACAGGAGACATCAATCTCTAACATCTATAGATTCGATGTTGAACGTGAAAAAAAAGAAGACAAGAGATGTTTGAATCAAGAAACACCAGGGGAAAGAGAGATGgaaggaagagatttttgaaggAAAGAAGAGGGATGATTATATAGATGAAAATGGTGGTGGGTGTTGGGTTAAAATAATGAAAAAGCGTTTGGAATATACCATGGGAGGGTAGGGAAGTGTGATTGGGGACGTAGGGTGGAGAGAAATTTCCACAAGAAAACAAGTAACAGCTGGAGTTGCAAAAACAAACAATTTTACAGGTAAGCTAATGAAATCAATGCAGTGCTCCATCTCCATCGCATGttttaaacttcatttttcaccatttttttaATAACCTTATATTGTATAATCATTTTAACAAAGAAATAATAACATATCGGCTAATTAGTTATTGGTATAACCAGGGGTCAGTTTTACAAAGTTTAAATTAAACAATCAAAGGGATAATAAGTTGAGAAAATAATGGACTTTCAATTTTGTCTAtattaagttattaattttttttttcgtgtTTGGTTTACTCCtaaattatttgaaattgttTATATTTTATCTTTATGATCGGTTATAACCGGTCATAAGAGTAAATTTAGAGTAAATCAAGTACCAAAAAGTTTAATGACTAATTATGAATAAAATTGAAGGTTTGTTGCTCTTTCAAGTCATTATTATGTAAATGCATGGTTCTACATGTTATTAAAAATGAATACAAGCTGAATATGAAGGTCACAAAAGTAAGAATGTTATAGTAATCGTGTGATATATCTTTATTGTGTAACGTACAAAAAATAACACTTTGAAATACAATAGAAACGACTTTAATCATATAGAAATTGAAAAAACAAAAATTGTGGTGGTTTCAAACATATACTTAGGACATAGGCCTGTTTTCAATCCACGGGGTGGAGACGACCATTGTAGATCATGCAAGGAAGAGAAAACATATAATAAAAAAGTGTGAAGATAATGCAATGTTGAATTTGAATGAGGTTTCTCTCTTTACAAGGACTCAAACATTGATTAGAGAGTGTGGATGCATAAGACCAAGGTCGTGGAGTAGTACATGATTAATCTAAGTGCTAGTTGCATTTACATTGTTTGTGCATTTTGCTTAGTTTTCACTGTTTTTACTTTCAACTTATTTTGTCAATACTTTTCTTCCTACTTAATACTTGTGTTTATATTTTCTATTTGTATGTTGGTTGTATATGTACCTTCTCATCATGCTCCTTTTGATTTTCGATATATATTTCGTTTTATTGTTTGTATATGTGTCTTTTTGCCTTTGTGAAACTCTACTAATTATTTCTTCTGTGTAGGTTGGCATTTCACTTAGACGTAAATAAAAAAACTCTACTAAAAAATTTATCTTGTCGACTAGGATTAAAGCAATAAACTACAACACGATTTTGTGACACACATTCTATTCTATAATACTCCTTACAAACACAACACACATCAAAATAAAATAAGCGATGATTACGATAATGGATAATGATTTGAAAGGGTAACAAACTTTCAACTAGTATATATTTAGTCACTGAGCTTTTTTATGGTTGATTTACCCATGAATTATTTGaaatgttcacattttacccttatgaccaatTGTAAccagtcataagggtaaaatgtgaacaaatTCAAATAATTAAGGGGTAAATCAAGAACGAAAAAAAATCAATGACAAAATGTGAACAAAGTTGAAAGTCTGTTACCTTTTCAAGTTATTATCTCATTATCAAATGCTAATGAATTAAGCCAAACTTGAGTGGTAGGAATTTTTGGCTTAGGCTATTGttagaataaaaataataataacataataaaATATAACTCTTTGATAATTAAGATGGAAATTACAAAACTAGTGATGAGAAATAGAATTCATTTTAATTTCATTTGGAGGAACATTAATACACATACTTCTGAGCGAAAATCAGTAAATTATATCGTTTTCTCATTTGCTCTACTTTGCTTTCATGTCACCCATCTTCTGTGGTGAGTGCTCACCCCATGAACTGTCGGACTATTGTCCGGACAACTAAACTCCTATGTTGCTGACTTCCCCCACCCCCCCGGTCCATTTTAAATTCTTTAACTTATGGCTATTAAAAGATGGCATCAACGAAACTGTAAACACAACACATGATGATTTTAAAGGTTATGGTATTGTCGATCGGTACTTGGAAACTAAACTTATGTGTCCTAAAAAAGCAATCAGAAAATAAAGGAATTTgacttttcttttaaaaaaattagaaGGTATATGTTCTGAAATCAAAGGTTCATAAACTTGACATTGTATTGAAACCAAGATTCTTCTCGATTCGGGATTACAGGATTTTAATAGCATCATGTATAAAATATTAGAATTGGAGAGATTGGCTACCTTAGATTTGAAACAAAACGCTCAAATAAAATGGAGAGATTAGTTACCTTAGACTTGAAATTCTTTTatgagtattttaattttaacaatAAAAATATCATGAATCGATTaaacatttcaatgataaatGGTTGTTGGATATCTGATGTCTCTCAAATAAAAGGTGAAAATTATCGATTCTTCTAGGAGAAATTTTATGAAACTTGGACTTCTAGGTTGAAACGGATAAATTCAAACGTCCGCCCCACTATCTCCTCTGTTATAACGTCCATTGAGTCGTCACTCTTGGTTGAGGAGATCAAAGAAGCGATTTGGGCTGGCGGGAGTGATCATGCCCCTGAACATGATGGATTCACATTTAAATTCCTAAACAACTTTTGGGCAAGCATTTTGGATAATCTTATGGATTATGTTAAACATTTGGAGACTTACGGTACTTTGGCTAGCAGGTGTAACTCATCATTTATAACTCTCCTCCCAAAGATTAAAGACCCTACCCTTATTTGTGATTATCACTTGATAAGAATGACCGAGTGCTTATAAAAGATAATATCTAGGCTCTTGCGTCTTGGCTCAAATCTATTCTTGGATTGGTAATTGATTATGTTGAATTGACTTACATGGAAGCGTGTAACATCCTTGAGTCCTCTTATTATCAATAACAATTATTCATGAGCTAAACATATTAAAAAGAAAGTGTTTCTAATCAAAGTTGACTTTGATAAATCTTTTGATTCGATTAACTAGGAGTATCTCGACTCCTATCTCATGCAAAAGGGTGTGGACACAAATGGAGGAATTGGATCAATAGGTGTCTAGCGTCTTCTCGAGACTCGATAATTGTAAATGATCCCCTGCCATGGAGTTTGACATATATAGACGTGTTCGTCATTGTGATCCTCTATCTCCTATTTTCTTCGTCGTTGCAATGGAAGGCTTAAACGTGGCCTTAAATTCCACAAGAGATAAACGAGTATACACTGGCATCAAGATCATACATAATGGGATAATTAtgtcacacttattttatgccgACAATTCCTTGTTCATAAGGGAATCGTCTTAATTCAGCATCAACAACCTTGCACATATTCTTCTATGTTTTCATGTATCATTCGATATAAAAGTATACTTCCATAAGTCCAAGGTCTTTGGCATAGGTGCCCCCGTTAGTGACACTAGTTATAAATGTGTTAATCTTCTTGGTTGTGAAGCGGGCTCCCTACCCTTCAAATACCTAGCATCCCAGTAGGAGCTAATATAAAACTTATCAAAAAACTAAAACCAATAATCAACTGGTTCAATTCTATTTTTTCATTATTGAAATCTAAAAAAATATCGTTTAGAGTAGGCTAACTATCTTTAAAGGTGATGCTTTGCATTCTTCCTACATACTAGCTTTCTATTTTTAAAGCGCCTGTAGGGTTCTTGGAATCTCTTATAAGATAGGTAGGACATTATTCTAGGGTAGTGGAGACAGGAACTCAAAAATCCATTGGGTGGCTTGGGATAAAGTAATCGCATATAAAGAAAATAGAGAGCATGGTGTTGGTCACTACGATCTCTACACATAGGCCTAATAAGCAAGTGGTAGTAGCGGCTATCAACTAATCATTCGTATTTATGGTTTCAagttattaaaagtatacataacCTTTCATGCAAATCTTATGATTACCAATCAAAAAATGTAATAACGAGGGCATGGAACGATATTTATGGGTTAAAAATGATATTCAAAAAGATAGGTTAAGCTACAAAAATATCATAATAATGGTGCTTGGTTCTAGTTAAGATACTCTTTTTTGGCTCGATGAGTGGATAGATTATGGCAAACCGAAGAGTAAATTCCCAACTTGTATGAATTGGAAAATTTATCTCATCTAACAAACCCAAACTCAAAAATGAGCCAAGAAATGCAATAAATCCTAGATCTATGGAGAGAGAACCAAAAAGGTGGAGGCTTTATACCTTCCTAAACTCCACCAGATGCAGGAGATGAAAGATCTAGAGTGATACCCTCTTCTAACTAGCAATCACaccatctccttcttcttcaagggcTAAAATCACCATAAATAGCTCACCAGTTCAATATCAAGGCTAGGGTTTATCGAGGGTGAAAggaaggtgatggaggctgagggtgtgAAAACCTTATCCCTCACTTCCATTAAACAGGGGAACAAATCCCGAAATTAGTGTTAAAACCTAGGCAACCGTCATGCGGTAACAAAACTCGATACTACATTcatccccgcttggcattccagcgaaccttcactattggtatacaactttgttttgttctctttatttccctatccatgatttccacCGGTTCTTCTATGAAGTGTAGACTCTTGTttatctcgatttcatcgagtgaggttacaagagtctcgtcagacagacacttctttagattggataCGTGAAAACTGGGATGTATGTTACTGACTTCATGCGGTActttaagtttgtaagccaccgggctgattctagcaagaatctcgaatggtctgaTGTACCTTGGATTTCGTTTTCCAAGTTTACCAAAACATATCATTCCTTTACAGGGTGAGACATTTAACAGGACGtcgtcaccaacctgaaattccaagggttttcgtcgtttgtccgcataactcttttgtctttCTCTAAAAGGTTTCAGTCGTTCTTGTATTTGGACGATCTTTTAGgttgtttctcgaatgatctcgggACCGGTTAGAGTGTTGTCAGGTACTTGTTTCTTTGCTAGTTatgtatcacccacttcagccaagcacagaggggatctacacttacggccatagagggcttcaaacggagcaactttgatgctagtgtgatagctgttattgtacgGGAATTTGatgagtggtaaatgggtatcccaagctttaccaaaatctatcacacaagctctcaacatgtcttccaacgtttgtatggttctctcgcttTGCCCATCAGTCTGGGGATGGTACGATGTACTCAGGTCAAGTTTAGTTCCTAAGGACTTTTGCATTGATTGCCAAAACCGcaaggtaaatctactatctcgctcagagataatggatattggcacaccatgcaatcATACTATCTCTTTAatgtatgtccttgttaacttctccattaTGTCAGTTTCTTTTAGTgaggttatgaaatccatagttatctactcccacttccatttgggtatttatagttgttgtagtaaacctgaaaggtttctggtattctaccttgactttggtgcaagtcaggcacttgcccacataggtagcaatttcaactttcatgtttggccaccaataaagtttcttaaGGTCCATATATATCTTATCTGAACCGGGATGAACGTAGTATCGAGTTTTGTGTGCGTCGTTCATGACAATGTCTTTGTaaccaccaaacttcggtgtccagattcgattcatgaggTAACAAACTCTATCATCCTTAACTTCTttgtttttatccattcctcttaaggcttcacctgccatgttctcgggtttcaaggcttccaactgagcatctttgatctatgttgACAGGTGTGAATTGATAGTCATAGTTAAAGACTTTACTCGGCGGCTCAAGTATTCTTTTTGACTAAGGGCATCTGATACTACATTGGCTTTGTCGGGATGATAGTGAATCTCTCATTCGTAATCGTTGAGTAGTTCCACCCTTCGCCGTTTCCTCATGTTAAGTTCTTTTTTTTAacgaagatgtgctggaggctatTATGGTCTGTAAAGACTGTACATTTCATACAATAAAAGGTAATGCCCCCAGATCTTCAGAGCCAAAATCACTGCTCCCTGTTCGAGgtcatgtgtggtatagttgaccttgtGGTTCttaagttgtctcgaggcataggatatgacctttcctcgctgcataagaACGCAACCTAGCCCTTGtctagacgcatcgcagtaaacGACAAAATCTTTcgtcccttctgggagggaccAGATCGGGGCGCTGCATAGGGCTTGATTTAGTGTCTGAAAAGCAGTTTCTTGTTTCTCCTCCCAATTGaaggttacacccttctgagtcagggtggtgagGGGTTTTGCGATTCTAGAGAAGTTTTGAGTGAACCTTCTATAGTAGCCAATGATGAATCGTTAATCAAGTAATGCGAATCAAATCAGAGTAAAAATGAAATGAAAGAACAcgaatgtcacaccccgaaaaccgaaggcggaaacatttccggggttgactccatgttgagtatcaaatccaatgcacatagtaaaacagtaaacacaaaacattacattacataatattgtttacatcagtttgaaagaaaagttatagaagtgttttacatatgtaatataaacaaaagtaaagacgagtcttcaggacgctccgtcttctccaaatggttgtggtgtacctgtctaacgctgacctgagaatacaagcagtttgaaaatcagcataaagctggtgagttcataagcggtttagttttgaaaagaatgagttcctttactttctggaaaagttgttgatcaagaaaatcccatattttcttaagaaAACGGTTTGGGTATCCTTTGTTACAGTTTCGAAAACAGTTGGTTACGTctttccaggaaaatcccatattttccttttaattttagttattcgtttgttacgtTATCCCTTTATGTGCTATTATGCTACccaggaaaatctcatattttcctatgtgttgagttgtctatttgtaTCTAGGTTTGTTACTGATTgtaatgttatcccaggaaaatcccatattttcctatgtgttgagttgtctatttgtaTCTAGGTTTGTTACTGATTGtaaagttatcccaggaaaatcccatattttcctatgtgtggtgtttagttcttaagtctgatttcgaagtactagtaattacAATGTGAGTAGTTTTAGTTATGTGttctaaacccttagttattctacattcgGATGACTATAAtttactaacttagttgtattttcgaatatttggaatcacacagaagcgtacattacagtattttcgaagttctgctgatttccaaatgagtatattagttgtgtattcgaagctctgtcgagattctgaggcggatatatttgaaactcagtagaggtccagaggcgtattttcgtatCAGATTCGAAACTCTAgtgacactcaaggagtacactaactgtattttcgaagtcttagtgtcaaccaaaggcgtcatttcgcattcgtagtcgtattcgtgtTCGTATTCGAATTCGTatccgtattcgtattcgtattcgtattcacattcgtattcgtactcgtattcgttttcgtattcgtattcgtattcattttcgttttcatattcgtattcgtattcgtattcgtattcgtatttgtattcgtattcgtattcgtattcgtattcgttttcgtattcgtattcaaaTTCGTATTCATTTTCATATTCGTATTTGTTTTCATATTCGTATTCAAATTCGTATTCgttttcatattcgtattcgttttcgtattcgtattcgtattcgtattcgtagtcgtattcgtattcgtattcgtattcgtattcgtattcatttttgtattcgtattcgtattcgtattcg
The genomic region above belongs to Lactuca sativa cultivar Salinas chromosome 4, Lsat_Salinas_v11, whole genome shotgun sequence and contains:
- the LOC111893604 gene encoding bZIP transcription factor 11, with product MASSSGNSSQIQNSGSDEDLLHQRKRKRMQSNRESARRSRIRKQKHVDDLTDQINQIKKDNAQILTTINVTTQQFVHVEADNSVLRAQMGELSQRLDYLNEIINLMNNNYTNTNCTNGASTTGLFEFENHDDFMNNPWNLMYLNQQPIMAAEMLRY